A region from the Chromatiales bacterium 21-64-14 genome encodes:
- a CDS encoding peptide chain release factor 1, which yields MKESTYAKLEHLVERHEELEALLSNADTVADSDRFRDLSREYSQLTPLIRTFRDYRRVLQELDAAREMLKDRDLEVRALALEERESAEARRGGLEEDLKRLLLPRDPHDERNLFLEIRAGTGGDEAALFAGNLLRMYSRYAEQRRWQVEVINEHGGEHGGYKEVILRVAGQGAYSRLKFESGVHRVQRVPETESQGRIHTSACTVAVLPEVAEIEAVAINPAELRVDTYRASGAGGQHVNKTDSAVRLTHLPTGIVVECQDERSQHKNRARALALLQAKLLAAEQERQTREQAQTRRLLVGTGDRSERIRTYNYPQGRITDHRINLTLYKLEGVLEGDLDPIIDPLISEHQADLLAATGE from the coding sequence ATGAAGGAATCCACCTACGCCAAGCTCGAACACCTGGTGGAACGTCATGAAGAGCTGGAGGCCCTGCTCTCCAACGCGGACACCGTGGCCGATTCGGATCGCTTCCGGGACCTATCCCGGGAATACTCCCAGCTCACCCCGTTGATCCGCACCTTTCGCGACTATCGGCGGGTCCTGCAGGAACTGGATGCGGCCCGTGAGATGCTCAAGGACCGCGACCTGGAGGTGCGCGCGCTGGCCCTCGAGGAACGCGAGTCCGCCGAGGCACGGCGCGGCGGGTTGGAAGAAGACCTGAAGCGGTTATTACTACCCCGGGATCCCCATGATGAACGCAACCTGTTCCTGGAGATCCGCGCCGGCACCGGCGGGGATGAGGCCGCCCTGTTCGCCGGCAACCTGCTGCGGATGTATTCCCGTTACGCGGAGCAGCGGCGCTGGCAGGTAGAGGTCATCAATGAGCATGGCGGGGAACACGGTGGCTACAAGGAGGTGATCCTGCGAGTCGCGGGACAGGGCGCCTATTCACGCTTGAAGTTCGAGTCCGGCGTGCACCGGGTGCAGCGGGTACCCGAGACCGAATCCCAGGGGCGCATTCATACCTCCGCCTGCACCGTGGCGGTGTTGCCGGAGGTGGCGGAGATCGAGGCGGTGGCGATCAATCCGGCGGAGTTGCGGGTGGATACCTACCGGGCCTCGGGGGCCGGCGGACAACACGTGAACAAGACCGATTCCGCGGTGCGCCTCACGCACCTGCCCACCGGGATCGTGGTGGAGTGCCAAGACGAACGCTCCCAGCACAAGAATCGTGCACGTGCCCTTGCGCTGTTGCAGGCCAAGCTGCTGGCCGCGGAACAGGAGCGCCAGACACGGGAGCAGGCCCAGACCCGCCGGCTGCTGGTCGGTACCGGCGACCGCTCCGAGCGGATCCGCACCTACAACTATCCCCAGGGACGGATCACCGACCACCGCATCAATCTCACCCTGTACAAGCTGGAAGGGGTTTTGGAAGGGGATCTGGACCCGATCATCGACCCGTTGATCAGTGAACACCAGGCGGACCTGTTGGCGGCCACGGGGGAATGA
- a CDS encoding protein-(glutamine-N5) methyltransferase, release factor-specific — translation MSNADPPGTPDTSTIGGLLAAACAQLAPAHSTARLDSEVLLAHVLGCPRSRLWAYPERRPARGQTARFRALVARRLTGEPVAYLTGTREFWSLPLRVTPDTLIPRPETEDLVELALERIPADTPTLVADLGTGTGAIALAIARERPRARLVATERDATVLAVARANGLHLGIANIEYRTGDWCAALSPGARYRLVVSNPPYIPTGDPHLAQGDVAFEPGTALAAGPDGLDAIRRIAAQARDFLEPGGGLLLEHGYDQGDTVCRLLATLGYQDVEDHWDAAGQPRVTVAIWVPATGPRET, via the coding sequence ATGAGCAACGCGGATCCCCCCGGGACTCCCGACACCAGCACCATCGGCGGCCTGCTCGCCGCGGCCTGCGCACAACTCGCGCCGGCGCATTCCACCGCAAGGCTGGACAGCGAGGTGCTGCTGGCTCATGTTCTGGGGTGCCCACGCAGCCGTCTGTGGGCCTATCCTGAACGGCGCCCCGCACGCGGCCAAACCGCACGTTTCCGGGCCCTGGTGGCGCGCCGCCTGACCGGGGAGCCGGTGGCCTATCTCACCGGGACGCGGGAATTCTGGTCCCTGCCCCTGCGGGTCACCCCCGACACCCTTATTCCGCGCCCGGAGACCGAGGATCTGGTGGAACTGGCCCTGGAGCGGATCCCCGCTGACACCCCGACCCTGGTCGCGGACCTGGGCACTGGAACCGGCGCCATCGCCCTGGCCATCGCCCGGGAACGGCCCCGGGCCCGGTTGGTCGCCACCGAACGCGACGCGACGGTGCTGGCCGTCGCACGCGCGAATGGCCTACATCTGGGCATCGCCAATATCGAGTATCGGACCGGCGACTGGTGCGCTGCGCTCTCCCCCGGGGCACGCTACCGGCTGGTGGTGAGCAACCCTCCGTACATACCCACCGGGGATCCGCACTTGGCGCAGGGAGACGTGGCGTTCGAGCCCGGCACCGCACTGGCCGCGGGCCCCGACGGCCTGGACGCGATCCGCCGCATCGCCGCCCAGGCCCGCGATTTCCTGGAGCCCGGCGGCGGCCTGCTGTTGGAGCATGGTTACGACCAGGGCGACACGGTCTGCCGCCTGCTGGCCACCCTCGGCTATCAGGACGTCGAGGATCACTGGGACGCGGCGGGACAGCCCCGGGTGACGGTCGCCATATGGGTACCCGCGACCGGGCCCCGCGAGACTTGA
- a CDS encoding glutamyl-tRNA reductase produces MPLLALGLNYRTAPVDIRERVVFEEQVLHQALRQLRSVAGVTEAAILSTCNRTEVYCGLEGPDGASVLEWLRGYHKLPSGQIEPYIYIHPGRAAVGHVIRVAAGLDSMILGEPQILGQMKDAYQVAARAGTVGPVLGKLFQHTFSVAKQIRTDTAIGASPISVAFAAVRLAKQIFGDLSQRTAMMIGAGETIELAARHLHENHIGRLIVANRSPERAHGLAAQFRGYGIGLHELPNHIAEADIVFASTASALPVLGKGTVERALKVRKHRPMFMVDIAVPRDIEPEVGELPDVYLYTIDDLRDVIQENLQSRKEAAIQAEEIIEYQVTRFMEWLRSLDAVATIRACRGKLEHARELALVKARHQLSLGKDPYEVMELLAHTLTNKLLHHPSIRLRQAGSEGRTELIELARELFDLQDPDT; encoded by the coding sequence TCGCTTTGGGGCTCAACTACCGTACCGCTCCTGTGGACATCCGGGAACGGGTGGTTTTCGAGGAGCAGGTCCTCCATCAGGCCCTGCGCCAGCTGCGCTCCGTGGCCGGGGTCACCGAGGCCGCCATCCTCTCCACCTGTAACCGCACCGAGGTGTATTGCGGGCTGGAGGGACCGGACGGCGCGTCCGTGCTGGAGTGGCTGCGTGGCTATCATAAGCTTCCCAGCGGGCAAATCGAGCCCTACATTTATATCCACCCCGGACGCGCGGCGGTAGGGCATGTGATCCGGGTGGCCGCCGGGTTGGATTCCATGATTCTGGGGGAGCCCCAGATCTTGGGGCAAATGAAGGACGCCTATCAGGTAGCGGCCCGCGCCGGGACCGTGGGCCCCGTGCTGGGCAAGCTGTTCCAGCATACCTTCTCGGTGGCGAAACAGATCCGCACCGACACCGCCATCGGAGCGAGCCCGATCTCCGTCGCGTTTGCGGCGGTCCGCCTCGCGAAACAGATCTTCGGGGATCTCTCCCAGCGGACCGCCATGATGATCGGTGCCGGCGAGACCATCGAACTTGCGGCGCGACACCTGCACGAGAATCACATCGGGCGTCTCATCGTAGCCAACCGCAGTCCGGAGCGGGCCCATGGCTTGGCGGCGCAGTTCCGCGGCTACGGCATCGGGCTCCACGAACTCCCCAACCACATCGCGGAGGCGGACATCGTATTCGCCTCCACCGCCAGCGCGCTTCCGGTCCTCGGCAAGGGCACCGTGGAGCGGGCGCTGAAAGTCCGCAAGCACCGTCCCATGTTCATGGTGGATATCGCGGTGCCGCGGGACATCGAGCCGGAAGTGGGGGAACTTCCGGATGTATATCTGTACACGATAGACGATCTTAGGGACGTGATCCAGGAAAATCTCCAGTCTCGCAAAGAGGCCGCGATACAAGCGGAGGAGATCATCGAATACCAAGTCACCCGGTTCATGGAATGGTTGCGTTCGCTGGACGCGGTCGCCACGATCCGTGCCTGCCGCGGCAAACTCGAGCACGCCCGGGAGCTGGCGTTGGTCAAGGCCCGTCATCAGCTGTCCCTGGGAAAGGATCCCTACGAGGTCATGGAGCTGCTCGCGCATACCCTTACCAACAAGCTGCTCCATCACCCGAGCATCCGGCTGCGCCAAGCGGGCAGCGAAGGACGCACGGAGTTGATCGAACTCGCGCGGGAACTGTTCGACCTGCAAGACCCGGACACCTGA